The Arachis duranensis cultivar V14167 chromosome 2, aradu.V14167.gnm2.J7QH, whole genome shotgun sequence genome has a window encoding:
- the LOC107476381 gene encoding protein PSK SIMULATOR 1-like has protein sequence MGGGETVNGAWLSAIWPLSRKIVSDEKEAIGILASEIVGVMSKIVNLWHSLSDRGIASLKEWITNSVGVKMLVSDDYYYLMELALDEILSSFQCLARYVARLGKRCKDPVYHRYESFVRNPAKNYVQWCGWEYAWKKMDRKVKKMERFVAAMSQLFQELEVLEDRQRTLKRMKANPKTHKGKLAEFEKKFNWHQQEVKNLKDISPWNRSFDYIVRLLARSLFTILERIILVFGNIHLPISQQQGDSVIIESKHALRRSPSLPVNTSSYVHPSETKGPVSSESEAEKNKNKNKNKNKNKNIKKQLQQSRHIGTFQGVSKRYIDSQSCRIRIYSKLPEKGCFLKPARLTLGDAALALHYANVIELIEKIVSSPHLIDHHTRDDLYSKLPTTIRTDLRAKLKWYAKRKHDPSIAAEWSVAMTQILGWLAPLAHNMIRWHEERNFEKEHTTSEASVLLVQTLYFANKAKTEAAIVELLVGLNYVCRINREAQIREARQPEFSRSRSFHRAQLRNHDLCYEI, from the coding sequence ATGGGTGGGGGTGAAACTGTCAATGGGGCATGGCTAAGTGCTATTTGGCCACTTTCAAGAAAGATTGTATCAGATGAAAAAGAAGCAATTGGAATCCTGGCATCTGAGATTGTTGGAGTGATGTCTAAGATTGTAAATTTGTGGCATTCTTTAAGCGATCGAGGCATAGCGAGTTTAAAAGAATGGATAACAAACTCGGTCGGGGTGAAAATGCTTGTTTCGGATGACTATTATTACTTGATGGAACTTGCATTGGATGAGATTCTCAGTAGCTTTCAATGTCTAGCAAGGTATGTGGCTAGATTGGGGAAAAGGTGCAAGGATCCGGTGTATCATCGGTACGAAAGCTTTGTTCGCAACCCGGCTAAGAACTATGTTCAATGGTGTGGTTGGGAGTATGCATGGAAGAAGATGGATAGGAAGGTAAAGAAAATGGAGAGGTTTGTTGCTGCTATGTCACAATTGTTCCAAGAGCTTGAAGTGTTGGAGGATCGCCAACGAACTCTGAAGCGAATGAAGGCGAATCCTAAGACTCATAAAGGGAAATTGGCCGAGTTCGAGAAGAAGTTCAATTGGCATCAACAAGAAGTGAAGAATCTCAAAGACATATCTCCTTGGAACAGAAGTTTTGATTATATTGTGAGATTGTTGGCAAGATCATTGTTTACAATTTTGGAGAGAATCATACTTGTGTTTGGAAACATTCATCTCCCAATTTCACAACAACAGGGCGATTCTGTAATTATAGAATCTAAGCATGCTCTTCGGCGCAGCCCTTCCTTACCGGTTAATACTAGTTCTTATGTTCATCCTTCTGAGACTAAGGGGCCGGTGAGCTCTGAATCCGAAGCtgaaaagaacaagaacaagaacaagaacaagaacaagaacaagaacataAAGAAACAACTGCAGCAGTCGAGGCATATCGGCACCTTCCAAGGTGTTTCTAAGAGGTATATTGACTCTCAATCTTGTAGAATTAGAATATACTCTAAACTACCTGAAAAGGGTTGTTTCTTAAAGCCGGCGCGATTGACCCTAGGTGATGCGGCTTTAGCCCTGCATTATGCAAATGTGATTGAATTGATAGAGAAAATAGTGTCATCACCGCATCTTATTGATCATCATACTAGAGATGACTTGTATAGCAAGTTACCAACTACAATAAGGACTGATCTGAGGGCAAAGCTTAAATGGTATGCAAAACGCAAGCATGATCCGAGCATTGCAGCCGAATGGAGCGTGGCGATGACACAGATTCTTGGATGGTTGGCGCCGCTTGCTCACAACATGATAAGGTGGCATGAAGAGAGGAACTTTGAGAAGGAACACACTACTTCAGAAGCAAGTGTTTTGCTTGTTCAAACACTTTACTTTGCAAACAAAGCAAAAACTGAAGCTGCAATTGTTGAGCTCCTTGTTGGTCTAAACTATGTTTGCCGGATTAACAGAGAAGCTCAAATCCGAGAGGCACGGCAGCCGGAATTCTCTAGATCAAGGTCTTTCCATCGTGCTCAATTGAGAAATCATGATTTGTGCTATGAGATTTAA
- the LOC107476226 gene encoding probable 3-deoxy-D-manno-octulosonic acid transferase, mitochondrial isoform X2 — MAYSTKKGLLLYNVYRTLTYALSPLIRLHLRWRISRGLDHRCRWPERLGRPSLPRRPGPLVWFHAVSLGEGMAAIPVIRECVRKMPNVNVLMTITTMSAFEVLRNWLPSEIIFQFSPLDTPSSIDSFLRYWKPKAIILMESELWPNLIMRASQNGITLALLNARMSEKSFEVWSRPVLLPLISLMLSKFSLIAPLSTEQGIRFQLLQAPPAIISFSGDLKYVIEDFGVNGRGGKSIDDLRLQLAHKQVWMASSIHRGEEEIILGVHTTLMQLQPNILIIIVPRHPQHGREIAKKLEKEGQNVILRSQHKKLKPETNIYVVDTLGELRHLYMLTPIAVIGGSFLPGSTGHNISEAASAGCAVLTGCHIGHFSHMVLEMQRLNPLSVLQVSGKMELEKTLIQLFTNATLLEAHRKAAKEAFSRLSSDIVTNVWNLLNSRIFSKFAAEETKII; from the exons ATGGCGTATTCAACGAAGAAGGGTTTGCTACTGTACAACGTATATAGAACCTTAACCTACGCCCTCTCGCCGCTGATTCGGCTCCACTTGAGGTGGCGCATTTCCCGAGGCCTCGACCACCGTTGCCGGTGGCCGGAGCGACTCGGTCGCCCTTCCCTACCACGGCGACCGGGACCTCTGGTGTGGTTTCACGCTGTGTCATTAGGAGAAGGAATGGCGGCGATTCCAGTGATCAGAGAGTGCGTTCGGAAGATGCCGAACGTGAACGTGTTGATGACAATCACTACTATGTCTGCGTT TGAAGTATTAAGGAACTGGCTGCCAAGTGAAATCATTTTTCAG TTTTCTCCACTTGATACACCTAGTTCCATTGATTCATTCCTTCGTTACTGGAAACCAAAAGCTATTATACTGATGGAAAGTGAACTCTGGCCAAATCTTATCATGCGTGCTTCCCAAAATGGT ATAACACTGGCATTGTTAAATGCTCGGATGTCTGAAAAGTCCTTTGAAGTTTGGTCAAGACCAGTGCTTCTACCCCTAATTTCATTGATGTTATCCAAATTTTCCTTGATTGCTCCATTG AGTACAGAGCAGGGCATCCGGTTCCAGCTACTGCAAGCTCCTCCTGCTATCATAAGCTTTTCTGGTGATTTAAAGTACG TAATAGAAGATTTCGGAGTCAATGGAAGAGGGGGGAAAAGTATAGATGATCTGAGATTACAGCTTGCTCACAAACAGGTTTGGATGGCTTCTTCCATTCATaggggagaagaagaaa TAATATTAGGAGTTCACACTACCCTTATGCAACTGCAACCTAATATATTGATTATTATCGTCCCTCGTCATCCACAGCATGGGCGTGAGATTGCCAAA AAACTGGAGAAGGAAGGACAAAATGTAATTTTGAGGTCCCAACATAAGAAGCTTAAGCCAGAAACAAACATATATGTGGTGGACACTCTGG GCGAATTAAGACACTTGTATATGTTAACACCAATCGCTGTGATTGGGGGTTCATTCCTCCCTGGTTCAACTGGCCATAATATCTCGGAAGCTGCTTCGGCTGGATGTGCTGTTTTGACAG GTTGTCACATTGGACATTTCTCACACATGGTGCTGGAAATGCAACGATTGAATCCATTGTCAGTCCTTCAG GTCTCTGGAAAAATGGAGCTTGAAAAAACTCTCATTCAGCTCTTCACAAATGCAACACTATTGGAAGCACATCGCAAAGCTGCAAAGGAAGCATTTTCTCGTTTGTCCAGTGACATTGTCACAAACGTATGGAATTTGCTAAATTCTCGGATCTTTAGTAAATTTGCTGCAGAGGAAactaaaattatatga
- the LOC107476226 gene encoding probable 3-deoxy-D-manno-octulosonic acid transferase, mitochondrial isoform X3, with the protein MAYSTKKGLLLYNVYRTLTYALSPLIRLHLRWRISRGLDHRCRWPERLGRPSLPRRPGPLVWFHAVSLGEGMAAIPVIRECVRKMPNVNVLMTITTMSAFEVLRNWLPSEIIFQFSPLDTPSSIDSFLRYWKPKAIILMESELWPNLIMRASQNGITLALLNARMSEKSFEVWSRPVLLPLISLMLSKFSLIAPLSTEQGIRFQLLQAPPAIISFSGDLKYVIEDFGVNGRGGKSIDDLRLQLAHKQVWMASSIHRGEEENLIAVILGVHTTLMQLQPNILIIIVPRHPQHGREIAKKLEKEGQNVILRSQHKKLKPETNIYVVDTLGELRHLYMLTPIAVIGGSFLPGSTGHNISEAASAGCAVLTGCHIGHFSHMVLEMQRLNPLSVLQVSGKMELEKTLIQLFTNATLLEAHRKAAKEAFSRLSSDIVTNTVLNGGFIQEKS; encoded by the exons ATGGCGTATTCAACGAAGAAGGGTTTGCTACTGTACAACGTATATAGAACCTTAACCTACGCCCTCTCGCCGCTGATTCGGCTCCACTTGAGGTGGCGCATTTCCCGAGGCCTCGACCACCGTTGCCGGTGGCCGGAGCGACTCGGTCGCCCTTCCCTACCACGGCGACCGGGACCTCTGGTGTGGTTTCACGCTGTGTCATTAGGAGAAGGAATGGCGGCGATTCCAGTGATCAGAGAGTGCGTTCGGAAGATGCCGAACGTGAACGTGTTGATGACAATCACTACTATGTCTGCGTT TGAAGTATTAAGGAACTGGCTGCCAAGTGAAATCATTTTTCAG TTTTCTCCACTTGATACACCTAGTTCCATTGATTCATTCCTTCGTTACTGGAAACCAAAAGCTATTATACTGATGGAAAGTGAACTCTGGCCAAATCTTATCATGCGTGCTTCCCAAAATGGT ATAACACTGGCATTGTTAAATGCTCGGATGTCTGAAAAGTCCTTTGAAGTTTGGTCAAGACCAGTGCTTCTACCCCTAATTTCATTGATGTTATCCAAATTTTCCTTGATTGCTCCATTG AGTACAGAGCAGGGCATCCGGTTCCAGCTACTGCAAGCTCCTCCTGCTATCATAAGCTTTTCTGGTGATTTAAAGTACG TAATAGAAGATTTCGGAGTCAATGGAAGAGGGGGGAAAAGTATAGATGATCTGAGATTACAGCTTGCTCACAAACAGGTTTGGATGGCTTCTTCCATTCATaggggagaagaagaaa ATTTGATTGCAGTAATATTAGGAGTTCACACTACCCTTATGCAACTGCAACCTAATATATTGATTATTATCGTCCCTCGTCATCCACAGCATGGGCGTGAGATTGCCAAA AAACTGGAGAAGGAAGGACAAAATGTAATTTTGAGGTCCCAACATAAGAAGCTTAAGCCAGAAACAAACATATATGTGGTGGACACTCTGG GCGAATTAAGACACTTGTATATGTTAACACCAATCGCTGTGATTGGGGGTTCATTCCTCCCTGGTTCAACTGGCCATAATATCTCGGAAGCTGCTTCGGCTGGATGTGCTGTTTTGACAG GTTGTCACATTGGACATTTCTCACACATGGTGCTGGAAATGCAACGATTGAATCCATTGTCAGTCCTTCAG GTCTCTGGAAAAATGGAGCTTGAAAAAACTCTCATTCAGCTCTTCACAAATGCAACACTATTGGAAGCACATCGCAAAGCTGCAAAGGAAGCATTTTCTCGTTTGTCCAGTGACATTGTCACAAAC ACTGTCCTCAATGGAGGCTTCATTCAAGAAAAAAGTTGA
- the LOC107476226 gene encoding probable 3-deoxy-D-manno-octulosonic acid transferase, mitochondrial isoform X1, whose translation MAYSTKKGLLLYNVYRTLTYALSPLIRLHLRWRISRGLDHRCRWPERLGRPSLPRRPGPLVWFHAVSLGEGMAAIPVIRECVRKMPNVNVLMTITTMSAFEVLRNWLPSEIIFQFSPLDTPSSIDSFLRYWKPKAIILMESELWPNLIMRASQNGITLALLNARMSEKSFEVWSRPVLLPLISLMLSKFSLIAPLSTEQGIRFQLLQAPPAIISFSGDLKYVIEDFGVNGRGGKSIDDLRLQLAHKQVWMASSIHRGEEENLIAVILGVHTTLMQLQPNILIIIVPRHPQHGREIAKKLEKEGQNVILRSQHKKLKPETNIYVVDTLGELRHLYMLTPIAVIGGSFLPGSTGHNISEAASAGCAVLTGCHIGHFSHMVLEMQRLNPLSVLQVSGKMELEKTLIQLFTNATLLEAHRKAAKEAFSRLSSDIVTNVWNLLNSRIFSKFAAEETKII comes from the exons ATGGCGTATTCAACGAAGAAGGGTTTGCTACTGTACAACGTATATAGAACCTTAACCTACGCCCTCTCGCCGCTGATTCGGCTCCACTTGAGGTGGCGCATTTCCCGAGGCCTCGACCACCGTTGCCGGTGGCCGGAGCGACTCGGTCGCCCTTCCCTACCACGGCGACCGGGACCTCTGGTGTGGTTTCACGCTGTGTCATTAGGAGAAGGAATGGCGGCGATTCCAGTGATCAGAGAGTGCGTTCGGAAGATGCCGAACGTGAACGTGTTGATGACAATCACTACTATGTCTGCGTT TGAAGTATTAAGGAACTGGCTGCCAAGTGAAATCATTTTTCAG TTTTCTCCACTTGATACACCTAGTTCCATTGATTCATTCCTTCGTTACTGGAAACCAAAAGCTATTATACTGATGGAAAGTGAACTCTGGCCAAATCTTATCATGCGTGCTTCCCAAAATGGT ATAACACTGGCATTGTTAAATGCTCGGATGTCTGAAAAGTCCTTTGAAGTTTGGTCAAGACCAGTGCTTCTACCCCTAATTTCATTGATGTTATCCAAATTTTCCTTGATTGCTCCATTG AGTACAGAGCAGGGCATCCGGTTCCAGCTACTGCAAGCTCCTCCTGCTATCATAAGCTTTTCTGGTGATTTAAAGTACG TAATAGAAGATTTCGGAGTCAATGGAAGAGGGGGGAAAAGTATAGATGATCTGAGATTACAGCTTGCTCACAAACAGGTTTGGATGGCTTCTTCCATTCATaggggagaagaagaaa ATTTGATTGCAGTAATATTAGGAGTTCACACTACCCTTATGCAACTGCAACCTAATATATTGATTATTATCGTCCCTCGTCATCCACAGCATGGGCGTGAGATTGCCAAA AAACTGGAGAAGGAAGGACAAAATGTAATTTTGAGGTCCCAACATAAGAAGCTTAAGCCAGAAACAAACATATATGTGGTGGACACTCTGG GCGAATTAAGACACTTGTATATGTTAACACCAATCGCTGTGATTGGGGGTTCATTCCTCCCTGGTTCAACTGGCCATAATATCTCGGAAGCTGCTTCGGCTGGATGTGCTGTTTTGACAG GTTGTCACATTGGACATTTCTCACACATGGTGCTGGAAATGCAACGATTGAATCCATTGTCAGTCCTTCAG GTCTCTGGAAAAATGGAGCTTGAAAAAACTCTCATTCAGCTCTTCACAAATGCAACACTATTGGAAGCACATCGCAAAGCTGCAAAGGAAGCATTTTCTCGTTTGTCCAGTGACATTGTCACAAACGTATGGAATTTGCTAAATTCTCGGATCTTTAGTAAATTTGCTGCAGAGGAAactaaaattatatga
- the LOC127745018 gene encoding auxin-responsive protein SAUR50-like, whose amino-acid sequence MACMWLKQACSGGGCGKKLPADVPRGHLAVTVGEANRRFVIRADYLNHPVLQQLLDQYEGHGFNKSGPLSIPCDEFLFEDIIQSLRGGGTAAESRRPSCPHVPMKESTPLLHSFDSKRRSRS is encoded by the coding sequence ATGGCTTGCATGTGGCTCAAGCAAGCTTGCAGTGGTGGCGGCTGTGGGAAGAAGCTTCCAGCCGATGTGCCACGAGGACACCTAGCCGTAACAGTTGGGGAAGCAAACCGGAGGTTCGTGATAAGGGCAGATTATTTGAACCATCCAGTACTACAACAATTGCTAGATCAATATGAAGGGCATGGATTCAACAAGAGTGGTCCTCTGTCTATACCTTGTGATGAGTTCCTCTTTGAGGACATAATTCAGTCCCTTAGAGGCGGTGGCACCGCAGCTGAATCACGTAGACCCTCTTGTCCCCATGTGCCAATGAAGGAGTCTACACCACTACTTCATAGCTTTGATAGCAAAAGGAGAAGTAGGAGCTAA